TTTTACTTAATACATCTTCAAAAGGATTGCACTCTATTACCTTTGGCTTGGCATTTATACCAGAATTTCTTCCGCCTGTAGTATTAGAATATTTATTTCAAATTAACTCCCTCCTCCCATTCATTGTTGAAGGAATAGAAGTGAGCAGTGTAATAAGCTTAATTGTGTATCTCGTAACAAAGTTCGTGGAAAATAATATAATATAAGACATAATTGACAGTATCTAACGAACTAGATAAACACTACTAAGTATTAACATGCAAGGATGGATTATTTATATTGAGTGTGTCCAACAATTTTGTTTTTACAAATAAAAAGAGATAAGATAAACTAATGTTGCTAGATTCTTTCTATTTTATAATCAAATTTTCCTTGTTTCATGTTCTAGAGAGAACATTGTTTTCCAAACTTTTTATTGAAATAATAAAATTGTTGGACACACTCTTTATATTAGCCAAAAATTTTATAAATCGTATAGAGTTATTATAGTGATGCCAATAAGGTATAAATTATTTCTATAGCTTCTTTGAAATATTTTACACTATTTGCATATAAATCTTTAGATAGAGATCATAAATGCTTGAAAGTTTTGCCATTTCATGGCATTTTGAGAGTTCTCTAATTTTTATATACGTAAAAGGAACTAAATAATTGTTACTTAATACATTATGTATAGGAAACATTTTCATATAATGAAATGGATTATTTGTTAAGTTGCTATTAGGACTTTTCTTCAAAATATTAATCTTTAATATAGTAACGTCAAGTAAATGAATTATACAAAAAAGAAGTCATAGAGAGAACTAGATTAAATAATCTTATTTCGTCTTAGCATTTTACAGAAATATATATTATTGTGATAACGTTTTATATAATCTGACGTAAAATTTATTTCTTCTTTTGCGAAGTTAACTTTATTCATTCCTAGTAAAGATGATAATATTATTCTGCAAAGAGATTTTCGTCTATATTATTTTTATAATAGAAGGTGTATACTATCATTTCCGTTTCTTCCATGATCTAAGATAAGATTAAATTTCTTATTAGAAATAATTGTACAATATATTTTCCATAGAACATGAAAAAATTCTTTTTTAAAAAAGTCTACTTTCGATGTGATTTGAAAATAGCATGGCATTATCTTTTTCATTCAACTAATGAATAATCTACATTTATTTTTCATAATACGTTCTATTATGTGGGATTGTCTATTTCTCTTTAAACTATCTATATAAGTGTTTTGCTATATTAATGTTATACAAAGATAAAAATTTTTTAGATAGCATGTAAAAAGGAAATTGATTGCAACTAAAATGTGCTTATTTTTAGAAAAATACTTATATATAGAGTGATGAGTAACTGGTAATATGCGAATAGTACAAAACAAAAGAAAAAGAACAGATTTAGATATTATATACGAGATTTTAAATGCTCTTAAGAATGGTCCTTTACCTAAAACTAAGCTTATTTATAAGGCCAATCTGGCATATGTTATTTCACAAAAATACATACCGTACCTTGAGGAGGTAGGAGCAATAAAAAAGGACAATGATCTTTATTATATTACTTCTAAAGGAATGGAGATTCATCAGTTATTAGGAATATATAGGAGCAAAGTAAAGGAAATTAAACAAATCTTAGATAGTTTAAAGGAGAAAATAGATGATAAAAATGGTTGATGAAACAGAAATTCAGGATTTTCATGATATTATTAAGTTATTTAAATTTTCTCATGAAATGATAATACCAATTAAAATTATTAAAGATAAAAGAAAGTTTTTTTGATTTTGCTCTTCCAAAAGGATGTATGTTTTGTATAGTTAAGCCGTTAAATTATGAATTAGAAAATATAGTTAAAGAAATTAGAAAGGATACTCCCTTTTTCGTATTCGTATCTGAAAAACTAGTAGATAAGGTAATAGTATTTTGGTAGAGATAAGTTCTATAAATTAAAAACTTAAGATAGAAAGATATTAATAATTACAATTATAAATAATAAAGTAAAATATAATTCTTCATAAATAATAAAGAGTTATATAATTGTAAAATAAATAAATAATTATATTAAAAAGATATTTAGTTATAGTCTCTGTAACTCTAATATTTCTAGTAGTATCTCTAATGTTTTATGAAAATACTCATAGATCTTTAAATGAAACAGAGGAATTACGATTATTTCCTACAGACTCAACTCATTTTTCTATTATTGGTTCCTATTTAAGTGATAGTGAATATCCAATGGTAGAGCTTCAAGGTGATAAGACTAGCTTATATGCCTTTCCTTTTTTATGGAATATTAAGTATGCTTTAGGAAATGTTAACTTAAGTTTTAATCCCTATTTACATGTGGTAGTTAATTTGAGTAAAATATAAAAGATAACTCTCTCAATACCCGTAAATGGTTATCCAGGTTTAATATACGGGCAGGAGTATTAGTTTCCATTCTCTAGTAAAACAGAAGTTTCTCCGATTTTTACCTTTACCACAAATAGTATCTAGTTTACCAAACTTCTATTCGATTTTAAATTTCTCGGTCTTTTGTTATTCTGGTACGATAGACAACTTTTCTTATGATATTTGGTTATCTCAAAATCCTAATATCACTTACCTTCAATATGGAGATTTTGAAGTCATGATTTGGATGTATTGGAATGAGAATCTATCACCATACTTTATTTATGCTGGGAGTATGACTTTTCCAACACTTATAAATAACACTGTGAAAAATTTAACTTGGAGTATTTACGTTTTACTAGAACCGGATCTTCTACTAGTTGGACTGGAATTTACATTCTCTCTCCAGAAAAATTAGAAGGAGAAATTGGAGTGCCAATAGATTATATATTAAAAAATATTTCAACTTATGCAAAAAAGTTGGAGTTGACATTTACAATCCTTCTATTTACTATCTCGATGCGATACAAGTAGGTATGGAATTTAATAATAATAATGAAAATGGAACTAATTATTTAGGTTATACTCTATATAATTGGGTAATTCAAGTCAATTCACTTCAATTTTTTATTTTTAGATTTTATTGAAGGAACAAATATTAGTCCTATGAATATTACTAGAAATAAAATTAGTATTGATGGTATACCTAGAATTGGGTATGTTAAATAATCACTAATTTTACTTAGATATAATGTAATTGTTGGCTTTTTAATGAAATTAAAGTTTACATTAATATTTTCTGTATGTGTAAAGTTTTCTGAATAATATTCTATTTTTATCCCAATAGTTTTATTAGAAGATGAATAAACATTAAAGGGGATAGTAATACTCTCGTTAGGAAGCAGTTGAGGTATAGAGGTTATATATGGAATAACATAAGCACCGTTTGGATTAACTATTATATAAACGTTACTTATTTGTGTATTACCCTCATTAGCAATCGTAAGTAATAATAAAGCTGATGCACTAGAAAGAGAAGTAGATATATTAGCAAATGAATACGAAACTGCCAGTTTAGTTGCTAAAACTGGTATTATTTTAACTTTTACTGGGAAAAAGATTCTTTCAGAGTTTATATATAAAGAAACGTTAGCATAAGTTATTAACTTTGTGAAGTTAAGCAGAACGTATTTTCCAGAATTAATAGAATTTATTTCAATTTTTCCAAATTGAGTTGAAATAGTTACATTTTTTACAGCTTCATTCAATAAATTAGTTATATTTAAAGTATTATTATACAAGGTTAGTTCTATTGGAGGTGAAGTTAGTGGAAAATACCATTTTCCTAGACTAATGTTTTGAATTCCTAATGGAGAAAGGAAATAACCATATATATTTAATGTAATTGAGGAATTTGTATATAGTCCTAAAATAAGTGATGTTGAGGAATTTGGTGGTAAGTAATTGATAAAATAACTTTTTTCATTTCCGTTGTAATTAACAACTAATGTAAAGTTATTTAAGGAAAATTTTTCATTATTTATAAGTGTTATGTTAAAGTCAACAAATCCTGAATAGATAAAGTTAAAGGTTAAAGGTAATACTTTCGTGTATAATAAATTTGTTTCATTTACTATTTTTGTTATTAAAAAATATTTAGTGTTATATAAGCCATATATCGTTAAATAAGATACGTTAATTGGTATATTTACAAGATCCTCGCCGAAAGGAATGAACGTTTTTACACTTATAATTCTAGAAGAATTCAGATTAGAAAAATATATAGAGTTAAGAAAATAGGGAGAAGTTATTTTTAAATTGTAAACACTACTATTACTGGATATTAAAAGTGTAAGATTATTATATCCTCCTCTCAAAGAGTCATTAAGGACTGCAAGTTGAACATTAGGAATTCCATAATACTGTAATGAGAAGTTTGAATAATATGTAATCTCGTTTCCTTCTATTGTGATGAAAGTTAAAGATACTGGAAATAAAATTCTATTTGGCAAGCTTTGGTTAAGAATCTTTACGCTAAGTTGAAAGTTAATCTGGTATACATAAGTTATAGGTGATAAGGCTATTATGTTTTGTATCTCATTTCCATAACTAGTATTGACTATTCCTTTTGGCAAAAAAACTTTGAAAATAAGAGTATATGCATGTATTTGGCTGAAATTGTAATATAGTACCAAATTTACTCCTATTTGCGTTGTGTTAAAAAGTGAAGGGACGCTTTTCCAATTAGCTGAGATTAAATAAGCTATTGGTGGAGTGCTCTGAGAAGTAATTATCATGGGAAATAATCCCATTATTATTAGAAATAATACAATAACGCTTGTTTTTTTCATAGTTCTTACTTATTTTATGCAGTCTTATAAGCTTAATGTTAGATTTTATATCATTAAATACTCATTAAAAAATATTAAAAAAATCAGATATCTTAATTTTTTCCTTCTGTCTCTTTTTAAGAATCTGTAATATTAAATTCAATGAGTATAAATAATTTAAGTGCTATTAAGACTTATCTAATCTAAATTTAAATTGCTATTAAGACTTATTCTAATCTAAATTTAATAGTCTGCATATTAGCTGAATTTCGATGATATTCGAATTACTGAATCTAATATACTCAATACTATACGGTGTTTTCATATATTTCCCAGTAAACTTTATCGTTTTCTTTATTATACCTTCATTGCTAAGAAGATATAAAGCTAGTAAATATAAGCCGTACACTTCTGGGTTGACAAGGAAAGACGTTAAAGTTAGCGTAATAATACCAGAATATAATGAGGATTTGGATATTTTTGAGAAATGTGTTAAATCAGTATACAAAAATAAACCAGACGAGATAATAATTGTTCATGATGATGGAAGGAAAGAAGTTGCTGAAATAGGTAAGAAATATGGCGCAAAGGTATTTAGTGTAAATAAAAGATTAGGAAAGAGAAGAGCATTAATTTTAGGTTGGTTAAATGCTATAGGAGATATTATTGTTCAAGTAGACAGCGATACTATAATGGAAAACAATACGTTAGAAGAAATCATAAAACCTTTTAGTGATCCGAAAGTCGCTGGAGTTCAAGGGCATCCAATTCTATTTAGAACTGGAGGAAGATTACCATACTTATATGGACAAATAATTGAGCTTTCAAGGGATGTAGTATCTAAAGCCTTAAACGGTTCTCTACCAGTGATAGATGGGAAGATTGCGGCCTATAGAAGATCATTCTTAATAGAAGCAATCAACTTTTTTGATAAAGAAAAATATGGAAAACGTACTATCACAATAGCTGATGATAAAGCTTTAACTTATTATGCCAATTTTATGGGTTATAAAACTGTTTATCAGTCAACAGCAATAGCAAAATCTGCAGCTCAACCAACAATAAGTGCCTTTATAAATCAGCAATTAAGATGGGCAAGGAGTGGTTATCTATATCTAGTGAAAGAAATTAGGAGTGGTTTATTCTTTATGATGGGTTCATTCTATAGGTTTCACATACTTACATATTTGTTAGCTCCTTTTTCATTTTTATTTGCGTTAACACAAGCTGTTCTAGTTCCAGCAAACCCTACACTATGGTCATGGGGGTACCTAATAGATTATGGAATAAACATTCCAATAATTTTATATTCTTTATTAATATTCATTGTTGGTATTAACATTAATATGAGGTTAAGCCTATCATTGTTAGGAATAAAATTTAAGGAAATTGGAACGTTAGACTATACAGCAATAGGGGTTTTTGGATTATTTGTCATTTTCCCAATGTTTTTATATGCTGCAATAACTCATTTTAAAGCAAGTGAATGGAGACAAGTAATTGGTGGTGGATAAAATGGAAAAAGAAAAAAGTAAATTCAATTATTGTCCAAAATGTGGATACAAGTTAACGGATCATTTTAACTTTTGTCCTAACTGTGGTTATAGTTTATATACTATTAGAGAAGAAGAGAAAGAGTATTATATTACCGACTATTTATTATCATTTCTTGATTATTTAAATCAGCAAATAGTTGATGCAAAGAAAAATGCAATTATACAAAATTTATTAGTTGATTATTATCTTGAGATTGAGAATGAAATAAGGTTACTATTTGTCCTAGATAAGAGACTTTTAGATAACTTAGATAAAGTAATTGATGTAATCGTGTATTTATTAAGAGAAAAGAAGAAAAGTGTGAGTATAGTATTAATATCAAAGGAAAAAGAGATCTCAGAAATAGAAAATGAATTAAAATATATAATGGATAAATTATCATTAGTATTGGATAAGGTAGATATCGAATTATATGTCTATAAAGGGTATGTGAGACAAGAGCCATTAGACTGACAACGTTAAAAATTTTTTATATATGATCGTCTTTTAATTAAATATTATTCACTAGTATAAATTTTGATATAATTAAATTTATAAAAAATAGCAAAAACTAAGAACTTACTTGATTTAAAGAGATACTGAAAAGTTTTTGATAATTATATACAATAAAATAATCTCTTTTTAACATGTTCAATTTAAGTGCAAAAGAACAGGTAAAGATTGTTATGACTTTAAGTTTTGAGTGCATTTTTGAACTTCTGAAGGACTAATATTTGAAAAGAGTTTATTTAATTAATAATAACATTTTTTAAGTATTCCATTCTAGTTTTAATTATCTTATTTTCTGTAAGTTTTATTTATGTACAGAGTTATTTCTTAGAATTGAAAAGAGTTTATTTTTATGTGAGTAAATATTGAAAACTTTTCAAGCACCTTAAATTCAGCAGTTCTGTGGTGCTAGTTGCACAGCCTTTTTCTTGCGGCAATTCAAAAATAATCATATCAGTACTCCTCATAAACATCAATAAACCTCTTGTACCAATTTTCATATTCCTCTTTTGTCACTATGTGAATTTCAAAAGGTTCCCTAACACCTATAGCATCGTGAAGCTTTTGAGAAACTCTAGCCCTATCTATTTCATCTCTAACCTTAGTTATTACTAAAACATCAACATCACTATCAATCCTAAAATTTCCTCTAGCAACAGAGCCAAAAAGGATAACCCTACATTCTGGGTCAATCTCTTTTACACAGATGTCTTTTATCTTTTTCACATATTCTCTTGCATGGAGTAAGTAATACTTTCTCTTTTCCCACTCACGTGCTAGATATAAGTCCCAATTCATTCATTATCACCTTTATTAACTCGTATAGCTCTTTAACTGTATTTTCAGAGTATGATGTGGGATAAATACCTACTCGAAATATAAGCTTCTACTAATAAGTCTAAATGAATGGAGTATTTATTCATCATGTCTGTCTTATTTCCAGTCAAGTTAATAACTCTAGCTAACAATTCTTTTACATCGTGAATTTTTGGAAAACTCCCGGTGAGATTAAAAAGAACATATTTAAGGGAAAGTTGTAGAGCTTGCTCTAGATGAAATACGGCTAAATTTAGTATTTTAATATCATTCTCAGCTTCTTCTATAAAATCTAATGCATTTCTCCTTAGATGTTCCGTCATCGACTAAATTAGGAAAGAGTTAATTTAAATTTTAAGTAAAAAGCATAGAAGTTAGTTATTGAAGGATTTAAATAAATTAAATTAAATAAATAAAAATCAGAAATTAAATTTCCCTTTATTGATTCTTTTTCTGTAAATTATTAAAATAATTAGCAAGAAATATAAGTGCTCCTATGGTTAGTAATGAACCAGCAGCTATATCAATTATTGCAGCTGTTACAGAGACATATACAGATGCTTTAAAAGCGGCTGACATACCACTCATTGAAGGTATTCCTCCAGATACTCCCTCAACTCCTAATACTAGTACGCCTAAGGAGAATATAAGAAATGCTAAGTATAAGAATACGTTAATATATTTAGTTAAATTACTGTAAAATAGAATTATTACTACACTTAGCATAGTCATCATAAACGCAATAGCTAAGAGAGCAAGGTCAGAATTAAAGAATGATGCTGAGAATAAGAATAAAATTGCAGGTATTGGAGATGATGATTGCCCAAATAAAGAAGCTAGACCTTGTAGTAAACCTACAAGACCTGCATAATAACTAGCTACACCGTATATAATAAAGAAACTAACTATACCTAATACTATTGCAAATAGTTTCCTTCCTAAATTTATGTTCTTAGCAAAAAAGGCAGCTAAGAACACGAAGATACTAGAAATTATTAAAAGTACGCCACCAGCTGTACTTGCTGATTGACCAAATTCAACTCCAGTATATATATATCCAATTCCCATCATTAGAAAGTAAATAAATATAAAGATTCCACCAAGAAACATCCATCTCATGATGTTTTTAGTAAATCCTATTAGCAATGCTATTACACCAAGTAAAAATAACATAGCAGATCCTATAGCAGATAATATTATTGAACCAACGATTTTTCCAGGTTCACCAGAAGTATAAAATGAAACTTCAGACAGTATTCCTCCAATACCTAAAAGAAAATATACTATTCCGTAAAGAATTGTTCCCCATCTAGCTAGCATTTGCCCATAGTCAGAAGCGGTCTTTGGTTGCTGATAATAAGGATACGAATAAGGAGCAGGTTGTTGAGCATATTGTATAGGTTGTGGAGGAGTTAATGGTTGTTGTATAGGTTGTGGAGGTTGAATTTGTTGTGTTCCTTGTAATGGATAACCACATCTCTGACAAAATACTGCATCATCTGGATTTGGACTTCCACATCTTGGACAATACTTTACCATATAAATAGTTTATATTAAGTTATATTTTAAGTTTTGTGATCTATCTATAAAATATTACCTACTACAAAAAATAAAAATTGGTATTGTTCCTTAACCTCATTTATGTGTTATTTTAAATTCGAAAACAATTGAGTAGCAATCATCTCACTTGGATTTATTATCTCAATCTCCCTTATCTTCTTTAATGTCATTATCCTTTTTTCAGCGTCTTTATCATGAACAACAGCAATAATTTTACTCTTTGTTGTTTCAGAAAGAATTAGTAATACATAGACCATATCGCTTACATTCTTCATATCAACAATAATTAGCTTAGCTCTTTCTGGGTGAAACTTCATAAGTTCGTCTTCTGATATTACGTTAATTGCGTATACCTTAAATCCTTCTTGTTTAAATTTTTCCTCTTCAACTTTGTCAGAAACTAAAAGGATGTATTTTTCTTTCTTTTCTTTTAAAAGTAAGGCTAAATTATAGTTTACTGGACCAGATCCAATTAATAAAATGTGAGATTTAGTAAATTCTTCCTCAACTTTCTGTATCTTTTCAGTTAAAGACATTATATTATTAGTAGCAAAGTCACTTGAAATACTGCTTAATGCAGTAAGAAAAGCTCCCATTCCCATAATAATTAAAATAATGTCAAATATTTTAGCTATTGGAGTTATTGGAACAATATCACCATAACCAACAGTTGAAAGAGTTACTATAGTGAAATATATTGCATTAATCAAATTCATTGGTTGGTTAAAATTATGTCCAGTAGTTCCTAAAATATAGTTTCCTATAACTCCTATAGTTACGACTGAGAGTAAAACTAACAGGGATGCAATAGATCTAGTTGATAGGAACATATTTTATTTTCTCAATTAGAGTTTATAAATTGTATTAAGGTTATGCGTCTCATCAAGAAAAGGCTAATAATTTCTACAACTTTACTGTATATTTGCTCTCGTTTTCCATCAAATTGTTTTTTATAATACGTATAGAAATTTATTATTAGAGCGTGTTCATGGGGTTTGGGTCTCGTTGAATTTTATATATTTTGAATTTATTCTCCTACTAATTCACGGCGTAAATTTAGTTAGAGGCAATAACGTGTAATGGTTTGCCCTTAAATTTCATCTAATTCTTGGTTATTTAATTGTTCTCCTCCATTTCTTTCGCGGGAATCACCAACGGAAATCCCGCATCTTAAGTTTCTTTCTCTATCATTTAGAAATTTATTATTAACATCTACGGTAGGAGACTAAAAAAGTGTTTAAATTTCACACTTTTAGGGAATGTTTTCTATGGTTTATCTTCTTTTTTAGTCAGTTTCGTCATTTTATGTGTTATGTCTAGTAGAAAAATTTTTATATTAGTAAATATTATAGTAATTCATGGAAAGAGTTAAAGTAACAAGAAATTACCAAGTAACAATTCCAGCTTCTATAAGAGAGAAGATTAACATAAAAGAGGGGGATATATTAGAGGTTACTGTATCTGGAAATGAAATCATAATGAGGAAAGTTGAGTCTAAAAGACCTAGAATTAAGTTAAATAGAGAACTGACTATAGAAGATATTGAGAAAGATATCGAGGAAGGAATGAATGAAAGCAGTAGTTGATACAAATGTGCTTATTTTTGATTACGTAGAAGATTCAGAATTCCATAAGGATGCTGAAAAGCTTTTAGATTCTTTAGAAAAATGGATGATCCCTACATTAGTTATTCATGAGTTTGTGTGGTTTTTAAAGAAAAATAAACTTGATAATCATATCGATGATGTTCTTTCTTATATTAAAAACGAAAAAGCTGAAATATTAGATGATAACATCCATATATTAAGGAAAGGTATTGATATAATCTTATCCGAAAAACTCTCTTTATCCCATTATAATGACGTAGTTATACTATCCCATGCAATAGTGAACAATTTAGCCTTAGCAAGCTTTGATAGAGATTTAATAAAAATAGCTAAAAAGTATAGTGTAAAAACTATCTCATAATAGAAAATAGTCTTCATTTCTATTATATTTGATAAAAAAGTAACAAACTTCTTCTTTTAAAATAAACTGCATCTTTTCTACGTTTAGGTAATAAACATTATTAACTTTAACTATTACACAGTGTTAATGAGAATTTTAGCTGTTGTAGACTTTGGTCTTAATGAGAATACTGGAGGTTATCAAAGAAATTATGAGATTATGAAGAGAATTGTTAAAAAGGCTGATGTTGATATTATTCCCTCAATAAGAAACGTTAAACTAATTTCTTGGCGTAGAGAGTTGATAAAACTTCTTAAGGAGTTAAATTCAACTCCACTTTATGTAATTGATCTATTAAAGGAAACTTCAACAGTAGAAGATTTTGTCTCTGGATTAAAGAAGGAAAAATATGATGTAGCAATGGTTTACAGTAACTCCTCAGAAAACATTGAATTGGCAAGAAAGTTGACAACAGCACCAATAGGTGTACAGTTACAATTAGAACCATTCTATCGTGATTATTCAATCTTATTTAGAATAATGTTCAGAGGAGTTACAGGGAGGGCTGTAATTAATTTTAAGAGAGCAATGGAAGAATCTGAAAAAGAGAAAGAAAAGTGGATTAAATTAATCAAGAATAATTCTCTTCATTTTATAACTTCCGTTAGTAAAACTCCCCTTATTAATTCTGGTTTAGATAAGCTACTTCCCACTTTCGTAACGAAACCTGGGAATTCTTTTAACCGTGAAATTTTGAGTTTTAGAAGTGAAGAAAAAGACGATGATTATGCAGTTTATTACACTAGACTAATGCCAGAGAAAGGATTATTTGAAGTTCCAATAATTTGGAAGAAATTAAATAAGGATATAAAGTTGTACGTCATGGGGAATTTTGTTTATGAAGAAGATAAAGAAGATTTTGAAGATTTTGTTAAAAGACTTAATGTTAATATAGAATATTTGGGTTTTAAACAAGGAGAAGAACTTTATAGAATTGTTAGCAAAGCTTCATTTACCCTTTACCCTTCTCACTATGATAGTTTCTCTTTAGTTATTCTTGAATCTTTAGCATTAGGTACGCCAGTTTTTGCTTATAACACACCAGCAATAAAAGAAATTTATGGTGGTGTAAAAGGAGTTCATTTAGCTAAAGAAGATGATATTAACGGATTAGTTACACTTATAGAGAAAAGAGAGAAAGGTGAAATAGCTCCAATTCCAGAATTTTACTCTTCATGGGATAGAGTTGTTGATGCTGAACTGGAAGATATAAAAAGAGGTATGATAAGTAAAAGTTAATGAGGGTTTTAGTTGTTGCACCTCATCCGGATGATGAAACCTTATGTTGTGGTGGAAGTATTATACAGTATTTGCCAAACGTAAAGGTTGTTATTGTTACTGATGGTAGGTATGGTGCACCTACAGAGGAATTAAGAGGAAGTGAGGAGTTAGTTAGAATTAGGAAAGAAGAAGCTTTAAGAGCTTTAGGAATTTTAGGTGTTAATGATGTTATGTTTTTGAATTTTGAAGATAGTAAAGTTAAAGAGAAGGAGAAGGAAGTTAAAGAGGCTTTGTCAGTAGTTTTAAATCAGTATAAACCAGATCTTGTATTTTCACCAATTCCAATAGATGCTCATCCAGATCATTCAGCATTAGGTAAAATTATGCTTGAACTTTATCCTTCTTCATATTTTTACCTTATTTGGGTCTCCAATTTATCACTCTCAGGTTGGGATGAGATAAAAATTAACGTTAGTAAATATAAGGAAAGAAAAATTAGGGCTTTAGAAGAGTATAAGAGTCAATTAGGTGGGTTTTCAAAGGATTTTTTAGCTAGGTTTACTGGGGATTATGAAGTATTTTATAAAAGAGTAAATATCTAACAAGAGATAATCAGATTAACGGTGATCATATACGATTGCTATTTAACTACTTTATCTAATTTCCTTTATAAAGAGAATATACCTTCTTTTTTAAACTTCTATCTAGCTCAGAGTCACTATCTAAACTATTATAAATTGAAGATTTAAAGATATTACTTTATTGTCCTCCGATAGGAAAGCTATTTCTCTTTAAAGAGAGCTAGGGCGCAATAACCAAAGCCCACTTTCTCAACTATTCTTTTTCCTGGGAACTATTTAGAAAGTGAATATTTGCAATCCACGGCTAAACTCTAATAAGTCTGATAAGTTTTTTATCTATTCTTATATTGTTGACAACCTAAAATAGCTCAAAACTTCTCGGAGTGGCTACTATATTCTCCTTTTTATCTTTTTATTACTAGATGATTGAATTGCTTAAACTTCACCTCGTGTTATTTCCTCCGGATCTGGT
The nucleotide sequence above comes from Sulfurisphaera javensis. Encoded proteins:
- a CDS encoding winged helix-turn-helix domain-containing protein produces the protein MRIVQNKRKRTDLDIIYEILNALKNGPLPKTKLIYKANLAYVISQKYIPYLEEVGAIKKDNDLYYITSKGMEIHQLLGIYRSKVKEIKQILDSLKEKIDDKNG
- a CDS encoding DUF4898 domain-containing protein is translated as MFCIVKPLNYELENIVKEIRKDTPFFVFVSEKLVDKVIVFW
- a CDS encoding glycosyltransferase encodes the protein MIFELLNLIYSILYGVFIYFPVNFIVFFIIPSLLRRYKASKYKPYTSGLTRKDVKVSVIIPEYNEDLDIFEKCVKSVYKNKPDEIIIVHDDGRKEVAEIGKKYGAKVFSVNKRLGKRRALILGWLNAIGDIIVQVDSDTIMENNTLEEIIKPFSDPKVAGVQGHPILFRTGGRLPYLYGQIIELSRDVVSKALNGSLPVIDGKIAAYRRSFLIEAINFFDKEKYGKRTITIADDKALTYYANFMGYKTVYQSTAIAKSAAQPTISAFINQQLRWARSGYLYLVKEIRSGLFFMMGSFYRFHILTYLLAPFSFLFALTQAVLVPANPTLWSWGYLIDYGINIPIILYSLLIFIVGININMRLSLSLLGIKFKEIGTLDYTAIGVFGLFVIFPMFLYAAITHFKASEWRQVIGGG
- a CDS encoding zinc ribbon domain-containing protein, whose amino-acid sequence is MEKEKSKFNYCPKCGYKLTDHFNFCPNCGYSLYTIREEEKEYYITDYLLSFLDYLNQQIVDAKKNAIIQNLLVDYYLEIENEIRLLFVLDKRLLDNLDKVIDVIVYLLREKKKSVSIVLISKEKEISEIENELKYIMDKLSLVLDKVDIELYVYKGYVRQEPLD
- a CDS encoding nucleotidyltransferase domain-containing protein, whose protein sequence is MNWDLYLAREWEKRKYYLLHAREYVKKIKDICVKEIDPECRVILFGSVARGNFRIDSDVDVLVITKVRDEIDRARVSQKLHDAIGVREPFEIHIVTKEEYENWYKRFIDVYEEY
- a CDS encoding HEPN domain-containing protein, encoding MTEHLRRNALDFIEEAENDIKILNLAVFHLEQALQLSLKYVLFNLTGSFPKIHDVKELLARVINLTGNKTDMMNKYSIHLDLLVEAYISSRYLSHIIL
- a CDS encoding zinc ribbon domain-containing protein; translation: MVKYCPRCGSPNPDDAVFCQRCGYPLQGTQQIQPPQPIQQPLTPPQPIQYAQQPAPYSYPYYQQPKTASDYGQMLARWGTILYGIVYFLLGIGGILSEVSFYTSGEPGKIVGSIILSAIGSAMLFLLGVIALLIGFTKNIMRWMFLGGIFIFIYFLMMGIGYIYTGVEFGQSASTAGGVLLIISSIFVFLAAFFAKNINLGRKLFAIVLGIVSFFIIYGVASYYAGLVGLLQGLASLFGQSSSPIPAILFLFSASFFNSDLALLAIAFMMTMLSVVIILFYSNLTKYINVFLYLAFLIFSLGVLVLGVEGVSGGIPSMSGMSAAFKASVYVSVTAAIIDIAAGSLLTIGALIFLANYFNNLQKKNQ
- a CDS encoding ion channel, which gives rise to MFLSTRSIASLLVLLSVVTIGVIGNYILGTTGHNFNQPMNLINAIYFTIVTLSTVGYGDIVPITPIAKIFDIILIIMGMGAFLTALSSISSDFATNNIMSLTEKIQKVEEEFTKSHILLIGSGPVNYNLALLLKEKKEKYILLVSDKVEEEKFKQEGFKVYAINVISEDELMKFHPERAKLIIVDMKNVSDMVYVLLILSETTKSKIIAVVHDKDAEKRIMTLKKIREIEIINPSEMIATQLFSNLK
- a CDS encoding AbrB/MazE/SpoVT family DNA-binding domain-containing protein yields the protein MERVKVTRNYQVTIPASIREKINIKEGDILEVTVSGNEIIMRKVESKRPRIKLNRELTIEDIEKDIEEGMNESSS
- a CDS encoding PIN domain-containing protein is translated as MKAVVDTNVLIFDYVEDSEFHKDAEKLLDSLEKWMIPTLVIHEFVWFLKKNKLDNHIDDVLSYIKNEKAEILDDNIHILRKGIDIILSEKLSLSHYNDVVILSHAIVNNLALASFDRDLIKIAKKYSVKTIS